From the Lathyrus oleraceus cultivar Zhongwan6 chromosome 4, CAAS_Psat_ZW6_1.0, whole genome shotgun sequence genome, one window contains:
- the LOC127137405 gene encoding extensin-like: protein MYYLDDLRKQGVDILDFTLDWLPEFPPDFMNRTREPYEKTKQAKRAKLGESSGSRPPVPLVGSPGKSVPLPPSVIIKPISSSIPQPSPIYTNSETPPSTSRPSNQPSQKFNLATISLPISEAEILNETTSPSSSSSPEFPPYYTLSSDTEPSDPRSPTLAQLQNRALASQQPTQFIPEPKVTSPPTENPNTTTYYPPPSEPIHSESHSFQPQNFEIPQPTTSAEPQTPTLNLSPSLLHPKPLNQKTPF, encoded by the coding sequence ATGTACTACTTAGATGATCTGCGCAAACAAGGAGTAGACATCTTAGACTTCACCTTAGACTGGTTGCCAGAATTTCCCCCAGATTTCATGAATAGGACACGAGAACCATATGAGAAGACAAAGCAGGCTAAGAGAGCAAAGCTGGGAGAATCTtctggatcaagacctccagtACCTCTGGTTGGATCCCCTGGTAAGTCTGTACCTCTCCCTCCTTCTGTAATAATTAAACCAATTTCTTCCTCAATCCCTCAACCTTCGCCCATATACACAAACTctgaaactcctccctcaacctCCAGACCATCTAACCAACCTTCTcaaaaattcaaccttgccaccaTATCTCTACCCATTTCAGAAGCAGAAATTCTGAACGAAACCACTTCACCCTCCTCATCATCATCTCCAGAATTCCCACCTTACTACACCCTTTCATCTGACACTGAACCCTCTGACCCTCGCTCCCCAACTCTGGCTCAGCTCCAAAACCGTGCTTTGGCCTCTCAACAGCCAACACAATTTATCCCTGAACCAAAAGTTACCTCTCCACCCACAGAAAACCCAAACACAACCACCTATTACCCTCCACCATCCGAACCAATCCACTCTGAATCACATTCATTCCAACCTCAAAACTTTGAAATACCCCAACCAACTACatccgctgaaccacaaactcccACACTTAACTTAAGCCCCTCACTTCTCCACCCCAAGCCTTTGAACCAGAAAACACCCTTCTAA